The genome window TTGGTTCATCGACATCATGACCGCGAAGCTCATCGACCCCGCAAGGAGAAGCAGTTTCCGCGTATTCATACTTCCGAACCTTTACGGAGACATAATCACCGACGAGGCCGCGCAGATCCAGGGAGGGGTCGGTACGGCGGGCAGCGCCAACCTCGGAAAGAGGTACGCCATGTTCGAAGCCATCCACGGTTCTGCGCCCAGGATGGTCAACGAAGGCCGCGGCCAGTACGCTGACCCTAGCAGTATGATCAAGGCTGTCGCGCTTATGATGAACCACATCGGCGAGGCTGAAAAAGGCGAGAGGCTCACCATGGCCCTCGACATCTGCTGCCAGTTCGAAAAGAAACTAGTCATGACCGGAAGGGGAACCGGAGCGACCGGGGACGAGTTCGCCGAATATATTATGGAAACTGTCCAGAGACCTGACCTAAAGAAGATTTGGCAGGCCTATGTCGACGAGGCCAAGACGGACCGAACTCACATATAAACCATTTATTCCGTCAATTGACGAAGTTCGACACCGTCGATTATTTAATATCGACGTGATTTTAGAGCAACGATCAAATGACGGAATCAAATTTCGCCAATGTCGGTGCCCTGGGCCTTTGCGCCTTTGGTATGACCACTCTGCTAGCTATGTTCTTGGACTTCACCGGGAGGCCTATCGACAGCCTTGCCTGGGGCATGATGATCTTCTACGGAGGGCTGTTGCAACTGATCGTGGGTTTCATCGAATCCAAGAAGGGCAATACCTTCGGAACCGTGGCCTTCGCTTCGTATGGTTCGTTCTGGATGTCTTTTGCTTTCATGAATATCGCCGTGGCCCTGGGGCTGGCGGCACCGGACCACGTGTTCAAGGCGGTCTTCTTCTTCGGATGGGGCTTCCTGACATTCATGCTGTTCTTCGGAACGTTGAAGACCAACAGGGCGCTGCAATCGGTTTTCGGACTTCTGACCATCGTGTTCGTCGGGCTCGGAGCAGGAACGCTCCTTCAGAGCAACGATGTAATAGTCGTATCCGCAGCCATCGGAATAGTGCTAGGTCTGGTCGCGATGTATACGGGCCTTGCGGAAGTGATAAACGAGGTCAATAAAAAGGAAGTCCTCCCCTTGTTCCCCGTATCAAAGTAACTTCCGTTTAAACCTCTTACATTTTTATATGGTGTGTATAAATAACAGCGATGTAACCAATGGGAGCAATGCCATTGTTCTCACATTCGAATGAACAATTATAATCCGTCCGAAGACGGTCCCGTTGTAGATTATTCACCTACTGTGGCTGTCTTCCCAACCCTGCCTACGAATTTGAATACACGGGCGCCAGCACGGGAAACGACGATTACAGTGCCGGGGTCGAAGGAGTGTTCTGTTTTACTTTCGGTGTTAACGAGGCTGTACATACCACGGTGGACGAAATAAAATTTAACTTCCGAACGGAAATAAGAAAATATTACTCGATGGTCAACGGAATACTTGTCCTATACGGGATGAAGAAGGCCGATAGGAAGGCCGACCGGGAGCATCCATTCGGCTATGGAAAAGAACTCTATTTTTGGACCCTTGTCGTCTCCATATTGATATTCGCAATAGGTGGCGGGATGTCCGTCTCGCATGGATACGAGGCCCTTGTTGAATCCGCCGCCGGCAATCACCCATTCAGGGACCTGACCTTGAACTATGTTATTTTGATCTTAGCGATGGCGATAGAGGGCTCGTCGCTTGCGATCGCGACCAAACAGTTCAACGCCGCCAGGCGTGAAAAGAACATGGGCCCGATGGAATACATCAGAGAAAGCAAGGACCCCAGCCTCTTCACCGTTGTACTTGAAGATACAGCAGCAGAAGCAGGACTTGCGATAGCCTTTATCGGAATGGTTCTCTGGCAGCTGACGGGGATATCTTATTTCGACGGAATTTCTTCAGTTATAATAGGAATTATCCTGATATCGGTCGCTGCGATTCTTATGAAAGAGAGCAAAGGCCTCCTCGTCGGGGAGGGAATATCTGCCAGAGAGATCCGCAGGATAGAGTCCATTGTCGAAGAGGATCCGGCTGTCGTCGAATGCGGAAGTGTGCTTACCAACTATTTTGGACCGAACTCGTTGCTGATAGTCATCGACGCGACGTTCGCCGAGGAGTGCGATATATGCGAAGCCATGGAAGCCACCGCCAGGATCGAGGCCGCGATCAAAGACGAGTTCCCGCAGACGGCACGCATATTCATCGAGGCAGAATCCCTGGCGTGCGTCATGGTGCAGCAGAAGGTCAGGGACGAGATGCTTTCGAAAGAAGAACACTGAAAGTCCAAGACTGAGAATTTATCAGGTACATCATAATTCAATTGCGTATATGGGACGTAGATACAGCTCGATCGGGTCAATAACAACGTTAATAAATATCAAAAAGATAATTCCCCTCTAGTTTTTAGCTAGTGGGGACTAACAAGATGTTGCATGACCAAAACAAAAGCAAAATATTTGCTGGACTGATAATTGCAGTCATTATTGTTTTGGTAGGGGCTGGAGCGTATGCCCTATACAACATCAACGATGATTCCTTCGATCTAAGAGATCGAGAGGTTCGCCTTATTGTGTCCGGTTCCATGGACGGAGAGCCAACAGATTATCCGATATCCACCATCGAGATAAACAGCCTGATAATGATACACCACCTGGATCAGGATGAACTTGACACCATAGCTGTCGGCGACGTCATTGCCTACGACAGAGGCGGCGTGATGATCGTGCACCGCGTGGTGGATATACGCGACGACGGCAGTTTCATAACCAAGGGAGATGCGAACAACAGCGTTGATCCAATAGTTTACCCGGGAAAGGTCATAGGAAAGGTCGTTGGCGTATCCCATATGTCAGGAGAGCTTGTGACTTTGGCCCAGGACAAGATGATATGGATCTTCGCCTTCGTTGCATGTGCTTTGATCGTAATTTACTGTATTCGCGAAATCGTGCGCGCATACTCGCAAGTGGAGGATAACGAAGACGATGACGTCGTACGATGAGGAAGATAACCGCCGAAAGAGAAGGGCCCTGATTCCAATAATGACCATTATCTTCTGCTTTTTCGCCATGATCGGGGTCGGATATTCTGCGCTTATAAGTGACGTTACGAACGAAGCGAACCTTATAGCGGCCGAGGGGCTGGACGCCAAGTTCCTGAACGAGAACGGAGAGATTATGAATGAAGGGGATTTCAGCCGGAATGCCAACGGGGGCAACGGCGCCAGCAAGATCGGCTACGGCTATAACAGGGTCGATAGCAATCCTCCGACGTTCTTCGTAAACAGTCAAACGCTGGAGCTCGGCAGGGCATTCATAAGTATCGACCCTTCGCTAAAATCGGATATAAAATCCGTCATTTTGTGGTACGATGTTGTCTGGACGGGGGCCGATCCAGAATCTCTCTACGGAATGAAAACGTTCCTTATGATAGGGGAGGGTGAAACAGCGTTTTTACTGGAAGAAGGAAAGAAGACGGCGCCCGTAAACATAAGCATAAACAATAGCCGTCTGTTTACCCTTAACGGGGAAATTCCTGAAGATGTAAGCGACTTGGTCTACGAGCCGGGCAGCATCTATTACGCCATTACCATATATGTGGAGCCCTGCCTATTCTGAACAAAGTGCCCAGACGGACTAGGGGGGCGACTTTTTATCGAAGACGCCATGTAATGCATAGCATCGAACTAAAGTGATGCCGCGTTCGACTACGAAATCGGCTTACACGACATGAAAATTATGTAAATGAAACTGATATCACAAAATAATGGAGAAAAGAAAAGCCAGAACTCATTATCCCTGTTGTCGCGCTTATGCCATGATGGTGATCTATCGGGTGAACTTTCCGCTTTGCGCCGAGGTTTATG of Methanomassiliicoccaceae archaeon contains these proteins:
- a CDS encoding acetate uptake transporter, whose translation is MTESNFANVGALGLCAFGMTTLLAMFLDFTGRPIDSLAWGMMIFYGGLLQLIVGFIESKKGNTFGTVAFASYGSFWMSFAFMNIAVALGLAAPDHVFKAVFFFGWGFLTFMLFFGTLKTNRALQSVFGLLTIVFVGLGAGTLLQSNDVIVVSAAIGIVLGLVAMYTGLAEVINEVNKKEVLPLFPVSK
- a CDS encoding cation diffusion facilitator family transporter; translation: MVNGILVLYGMKKADRKADREHPFGYGKELYFWTLVVSILIFAIGGGMSVSHGYEALVESAAGNHPFRDLTLNYVILILAMAIEGSSLAIATKQFNAARREKNMGPMEYIRESKDPSLFTVVLEDTAAEAGLAIAFIGMVLWQLTGISYFDGISSVIIGIILISVAAILMKESKGLLVGEGISAREIRRIESIVEEDPAVVECGSVLTNYFGPNSLLIVIDATFAEECDICEAMEATARIEAAIKDEFPQTARIFIEAESLACVMVQQKVRDEMLSKEEH
- a CDS encoding S26 family signal peptidase produces the protein MLHDQNKSKIFAGLIIAVIIVLVGAGAYALYNINDDSFDLRDREVRLIVSGSMDGEPTDYPISTIEINSLIMIHHLDQDELDTIAVGDVIAYDRGGVMIVHRVVDIRDDGSFITKGDANNSVDPIVYPGKVIGKVVGVSHMSGELVTLAQDKMIWIFAFVACALIVIYCIREIVRAYSQVEDNEDDDVVR